One Thioclava sp. ES.031 genomic window, TCGTAGATCCCCATATTCATCGGATAGCTCAGCGCGCCGGGCATCTGGATGAACGGCCCCGCATCCGAGCCGCCATGCTCGATCACCACGACGTCGCGCCCCGCTTCCACGAGCCGGTAGGCCAGCGCCGAGCCACCCGAGCCTGCGCCTACGATCACAAATTCTGCCGAAACACTCATCTTCATCTGGCCTCAAATACTCCGGGGGTCGCCGTTTGGTGCGCCATCGGTCCGAGGACCAACCGGCGACGGGCAGCGCCCCCAGCCGCCCCAAATTCGAACTCAGTAAGGGCTCTCGACCGGTCCCATGCCGACATAGACGGATTTGAGCTGCGTATAATGCTCCACCGCCGCGCGGGAATTCTCGCGCCCGAAGCCCGATTGCTTCACCGCGCCGAAGGGCATTTCCACCGGCGTCAGGTTATAGGCGTTGATCCATGTCGTGCCCGCCTGCAGCCGGCCGACCACGCGGTGCCCGCGCGCCAGATCGCCGGTGAACACACCCGCGGCGAGACCGAACTGCGTGTCGTTGGCCCGCGCGATCGCCTCTTCCTCGGTCTCGAAATCCAGCACCGACATGACCGGGCCGAAAATCTCCTCGCGCGCGATGGTCATGTCGTCGGTGACATCGGCGAAGACCGTGGGCTGCACGAAAAGCGGCCCCTCGTTGCCCGCAGACCCACCGCAGACCAGCCGCGCGCCTTCGGATTTCGCGCTCTCGACATAGGACATCACCTTGTCGAACTGCGCCTGCGAGATCAGCGGGCCGAATTGCGTCGCCTCATCGAGCGGATCGCCCGCGACGATGGTCTCGGTGCGCTCTTTCAGCCGGGCGAGGAATTGCTCCTTGATGCCCTTCTGCACGAAGACCCGCGTCCCGTTCGAGCAGATCTGACCCGAGGAATAGAAATTCCCCAGCATCGCCGCGCCGATCGCGCTTTCGATATCGGCGTCGTCGAACACGATCATCGGGGATTTGCCGCCCAGCTCCATCGTGACGTGCTTCATCCCCGCCGAGGCCGCCTGATAGACCTTCGCGCCCGTCGGCACCGAGCCCGTCAGCGAGACTTTCGCGATACGCGGATCTGTGGACAGCGCCGCCCCCACCGGACCGAAGCCCTGCACCACGTTGAAGATGCCCGCGGGCATCCCGGCTTCGATGAAGATCTCGGCGAGCTTCAGAGCGCCCAGCGGCGTCATCTCGGAAGGCTTGAACACCATCGCGTTGCCGGTCGACAGCGCGGGCGCGGATTTCCAGCAGGCGATCTGGCTGGGATAGTTCCACGCGCCGATGCCCGCGCAGACGCCCAGCGGCTCGCGGATCGTATAGGCGAAATCGCCACCCAGCGGCATCGTCTCGCCGGTCAGCGTCGGCGCGAGACCTGCGAAATATTCCAGCGCCTCGGCCCCCGAGGGCCAGTCGGCCTCGCGGGTTTCCTGAATCGGCTTGCCGGTGTCGAGCGTTTCCAGCTGCGCCAGCTCCTCGGCGCGTTCGCGGATGATCGCGACGGCACGGGTCAGGATGCGGCCGCGCTCGACCGGGCGCAGCGCGGCCCAGTCCTTCTGCGCTTCCATCGCCCCCGAAATCGCGGCGTCGATCACCGCAGGGGTCGCCGCGTGCAGCTTCGCGATCACCTCGCCGGTGCCGGGATAGGTGACGATCAGCTCGTCGCCATCGGTGTCTTCCATCCAGTCGCCATTGACGAAATGGCTCGCTTTCGGCTGTGCCCTCATTGGTGGACCTCCAATTCCTTTTCCAGATGCGCCAGCACCAGATTGCAGGCGGCCTCCCGGTCGGGATCGCCCGCGACCAGCGCCGCGCGGATGTAGACGCCGTCGATCAGCGCGCCCAACCCCTCGGCCACGGAGCCCGCCCGGTCGCCGACCAGCGGGCGCAGCCCATGCACGAGGTTCGAGCGCAGACGGCGCTGATAGATATGCAGCAGGCGCCGCGCATCGGCGCTCGACTGCGCGAGCACGTAGAAGTTCAGCCACGCGGCGATCGCCTCGTGCCGGAACGATCCCGCCGCGAAGGAGCCCATCACAACCGCGCGAACCCGCTCCTGCGGGGTCTGCGCCATCGCCATCGCGCCGCGCACTTCGGCACCGTAAATCGACAGGATCGAGCGCATCGCGGCGAGGAAAATCCGGTCTTTCGACCCGAAATAATGGTGTGCCAGCGCCGAGGACATGCCCGCGCGCCGGGCGATCTGAGCGACCGTCACATCCAGCGATCCCGCCTCGCCCACTGTCTCAATGGTGGCTTTCACCAAGGCAGCGCGGCGTATAGGCTCTGCTCCAAGCTTGGGCATCGTGCGGGCCTCCTTCGGGTCGTTTGCTTGTATGTCGGGCTAAGACATGTTTATTGACTCGTCAATCAATAACCGCATTCTGCGGTTTCTTGACGTTGTGATAGGGAGAAAAATATGACGTTTCGTTCCACGCTCCTCGCGCTGAGTGCGGCGCTCTCGCTCGGATTGGCAGGCACCGCGCCCGCTCAGGCCGCCGATTGCTCGAAAGTGACCTTCTCCGATGTCGGCTGGACCGACATCACCTCGACCACCGCGGTCGCGACCACGATCCTCGAAGCCCTCGGCTACGAGACCGACACCAAGGTGCTCTCGGTTCCGGTGACCTACGAAGCGCTATCGAAAGGCGATGTCGACGTGTTCCTCGGCAACTGGATGCCCTCGATGGCCGCCAATGTGGACCCCTACACCAAGGACGGCACGGTCGAGACGCTCGGCACCAACCTGACCGGCGCGAAATACACGCTCGCGACCAACGCCGCCGGCGCCAAGGCCGGCATCAAGGACTTCTCCGACATCGCCAAACATGCCGACGAGCTGGACAACCAGATCTACGGCATCGAGCCGGGCAATGACGGCAACGCGCTGATCCTCGACATGATCGACAAGGACGCGTTCGGCCTGAAGGACTTCGACCTGAAGGAAAGCTCCGAGCAGGGCATGCTCGCGCAGGTCGCGCGCGCCGATAAGGCCGACAAGCCGATCATCTTCCTCGCGTGGGAGCCCCACCCGATGAACTCCAACTTCGACATCACCTATCTCTCGGGCGGCGATGACTTCTTCGGCCCCGACTACGGCGGTGCGACGGTCATGACCAATGTCCGCGCGGGCTATGTCGACGAATGCCCGAACCCGGGCAAGCTCGTGTCGAACCTGAAGTTCACCCTCTCGATGGAAAACGAGATCATGGGCAAGATCCTCGACGACGGCGAGGACCCCAAGGATGCCGCGAAGGAATGGCTCAAGGCCCATCCCGAAACCTGGCAGGCCTGGCTCGAAGGCGTGACCACCAAGGATGGCGGCGACGCGCGTGAAGCGGTCGAGAAAGCGCTGAACTCGTGAGCCTTTGGGCAAAACCTTCGCGCGGGCGGCAGGGCATGACCCTCCGCCGCCCCCGTGCCCCTTCGGTCCGCGCCCTCACCGGCGCGGCCCTTCTCTTCGCGGGGATGATCGCAGCTCCCCTCGCCCCCGCGCACGCCGCGGATTGCCCCGACACCGAGGCCCTGCACGCGGCGGGCGTCACGCTCACCCGCAACACCCCGAAAATGGCGCAGGCCTATCGCTACGAGAACGGCACGCTGACCTCCTACCGGGTCGACGATCCCGAGCTCGGCCGCCCGCCCAAGCGCGAGCGCTACGACCATCCGCTGGCGGTGAGCCTTCAGGAAATGGACGGGCGCAGCTTCGCGCTCATCTATGACGACGACCCCGCACGGCTCGACCAATTGCCGCAACTGGGCAACTGGCGCACCCCGGTGAGCCTGAAAGTCGACGGCGAGACCAAGGATCGCGGCACCATCTCCTACGCCTATCGCGGCACCGGCTCGGTGCAGATCGGTGCCTGCCGCTACGATGTCTGGCAGGTCGTCGAACGGATCGCGATGGGCAAGCTGCGCACCGCCTTCCTCAAGGAATTCTCTCCCAAGGCCGGGCTGGTCCTGCGCGTCACCAAGCTCGACCCCGAAACCGGCAAGGCGCAATCGCAAGTCGCCTTCGACCGCATCGAGACGCGCCAGAAATAACAAACCGCAAGGACAGCTATGAACTGGTTGACCGAAACCAAAATTCCCGTCGGCAAGACCGCCAAGATCGTGATCGACTGGCTGCAGGACCACGCCGCACCGCTCTTCGACGCGCTCTCCGTCGCGCTGAAAGCCCTGATCGACGCAACGCTCTGGGTGCTGCAAGGCCCCCCGCCCCTTCTCGTGATCCTCGCCTTCGCGGTGATCGCCTACCTGCTGCAACGCAGCTGGAAGATTTCGCTGCTGGTGATCGTGGGCTTCCTGTTCATCCTCAATCAGGACTACTGGGAGGAGACGACCGAGAGCCTCACCCTCGTGATCGCCGCCTGCGTGGTCTGCATGGGGATCGGGGTGCCGATCGGCATCGCCGCCGCCCACCGTCCGCGCCTCTATGCGGTACTGCAACCGGTCTTGGACCTGATGCAGACGCTGCCAGCCTTCGTCTACCTGATCCCGGCCATCGTCTTCTTCGGCATCGGCATGGTGCCGGGCCTGATCGCAACGGTGATCTTCGTGCTGCCCGCGCCGATCCGCCTGACCCATCTGGGCGTCTCCTCGACGCCGGACACGCTGACCGAGGCCGCCCAATCCTTCGGCGCCACGAAAAGCCAGCTGCTGTGGAAGGTCGAGCTGCCCTATGCCACGCCGCAGATCATGGCCGGTCTGAACCAGACCATCATGCTCTCGCTGTCGATGGTCGTCGTGGCCGCTCTGGTGGGCGCGGACGGGCTTGGCGTGCCGGTCGTGCGCGCGCTCAACACCGTGAACACGGCGCTCGGCTTCGAGTCCGGCTTCGTGATCGTCGTCGTCGCCATCATCCTTGACCGCATGCTGCGCCGCGGAGGTTCGAAATGACCCAGACCAAAGCCAAAACCGCCGTCAAATTCGACAATGTCTCCATCGTCTTCGGCGACCGCCCGCAAGAGGCGCTGCCGATGATGGACGAAGGGCTCTCGCGCCCCGAGATTCAGGAGCGCACCGATCAGGTGCTGGGCGTGCATGATTGCTCGGTCGAGGTACCCGAGGGCGAGATCCTCGTGCTGATGGGCCTCTCGGGCTCGGGCAAATCGACGCTCCTGCGCGCGGTGAACGGGCTAAACCCGGTCGTGCGCGGGCAGGTCGAAGTGCATGACGGGGAGAACCTCGTCGACGTCACCCATGCCGATCCCGCCACCCTGCGCCGGATGCGCCTGACCAAGATCGCGATGGTTTTCCAGCAATTCGGCCTGCTGCCCTGGCGGACCGTGCGCGAGAATGTCGGCCTCGGCCTCGAACTCGCGGGCATGAACAAGGCGGAACGCCGCAAGAAGGTCGACAGGCAGCTGGAACTGGTGGGCCTGTCGGACTGGGCCGACCGTCAGGTGGCCGAGCTTTCGGGCGGTATGCAGCAGCGCGTGGGCCTCGCCCGAGCGTTTGCCACCGACGCGCCGATCCTGCTGATGGACGAGCCCTTCTCCGCGCTCGACCCGCTGATCCGCACCAAGCTGCAGGACGAGTTGCTGGAACTGCAAACCGAACTCAAGCGCACGATCATTTTCGTCAGCCACGACCTCGACGAAGCCTTCAAGATCGGCAACCGGATCGCGCTGATGGAAGGCGGGCGGATCGTGCAATGCGGCACCGCGCGCGACATCATTGCCAAGCCCGCCAATGGCTATGTGGCCGATTTCGTGGCCCATATGAACCCGCTCGGCGTGCTCACCGCCGAGGACATCGCCGATCCCGTCGGCACGCCGACCGGCGACGCCACCGGCGCGCCGATGCCCGCCGACGCGCCCGTGCGCGACGTGATGGAGCGGCTGCGCTACGAGCCCGCCGTGCCGCTCACCGATGGCCGTGTCGTGACCCGCGAGGGCGTCATCACGCGGCTCATCGACCCCCAGCGCAGTGCCGAGGCCAGCTGAGGGACGCTTCGCGGAGGATATTTTGACCAAGCCGAAACCAAGGCGCGCGCGCCCCTTCGGCTTGGCTCAAATATCCCCGCCGGAGGCATCCGACATTTCAAAAAAGTGCCGCGCCGTCAGATCTTGGTGGCAGGCGCGGGCGGCGTCACCCGGCGTTTGAGCTGCGCCTCGCGGAAGGTCATGTAGCTCACCGCGCCGATGATGATCGCGCCGCCCAGGATCACGTAAGGGTCGGGGCGCTCGCCAAAAAACGACCAGCCCGCAATCGCCGCCCAGACCAGCTGCAGGAAGATCACCGGCTGCGTCACCGTCACGGGCGCCGCGGCGAAGGCCCGCGTCATGCAGTAATGCCCGCCGGTGGCGAACACCGCGACCGCGCCCAGCCAGAGCGTCTCGGACAGCGTGATCGGCTCCCATTTCCAGATCGCCACCGGGGCGAGCGCGACGGTCACCACCAGCGTCATCATCGCGACCACCGTGCCCGCGGGCACGTAATCGGTCAGCCGCTTCGCCGCGAGATAGGCGCCGCCGAAGAACAGCGCCGCGCCAAGCTGGGCGAGATGGCCCGGCTCGATCGCGCGCATCCCCGGGCGCAGGATGATCAGCGCCCCGATCAGCGCGACGATCACCGCCGTCACGCGCCGCCAGGCCAGCCCCTCACCCAGCAGGAGCGCGCCGCCGACCGTGACGACAATCGGGTTGAGGTAGTTGATCGCAGTGACATCGGCGATCGGGATATTGCTCATCGCGAAGAACCACAGCCCCACCGCCACCGCATGCAGCGCCCCGCGCAGCCCGAACAGCGCCCAGACCTGCGGCGGGAAGTTCTGGCGCAGGATGCGGGCCAGCGCGGGCGCGAAGAAGATCAGCCCCCACATGAAGCGCACGAAGGCCGATTGCGCGGCGGGCACCTGATCGCCCAGCCAGTGGACGATGATGTTCACCATCACGAAACAGGCCGTGGTGGCGAGCATCCACAGGATGCCGATCAGCGGTTTATTGGGTTTGTCTTGCGCGGTCATGACCCCTCTTGGACGCTGGTTCGGCACCGCGCGCAAGGGGCGGTTTTGTGTCGGTTATAATGCGCCCGCGGCGAGCTTCCAGGCGATCGAGCCCATCAGCACCGCGATCAGCGCATCGAGCACGCGCCATGCGCTCTCCTTTGCGAAAAGCGGCGCCAGAAGCCGCGCGCCATAGGCCAGCGCGAAGAAGAAGAGGAAGGAGGCCACGATCGCGCCCGAGGCGAAGCTGATCCGCGCGCCTGCGAACTGCGCCGAGACCGCGCCCAGAAGCACCACCGTATCGAGCCAGACATGCGGGTTCGCCCATGTGAAAGCGGCCACCGTCACCAGCACGGCGCGCAGGGACGGCGCGCTGCCTGCGCTCGGGTCGAGATGCTCGCCGCCCCGGATCGCCGCCAAAGCGGAGCGGATCGCATACCAGCTGAGAAAAGCGACACCGCCCCAGCGCAGCGTCTCCGGCAGCCATGGCAGCGCCGTGGAGGCGGCGGCGAAGCCCGACACGCCGAGCGCGATCAGCACCGCATCGGAAAGCGCGCAGAACAGCGCCACCGCGAAGACATGCTCGCGCCGCAGCCCCTGACGCAGCACGAAAGCGTTTTGCGCGCCGATCGCCACGATCAGCCCGAGCCCCAGTTTCAGCCCTGCCCAGAATGCCACCAATTCCATCCGCCTCACCCCCAGTCTGCTCGGAGACGCTTCTCAGTGCCGGGGCGTGCGTATAAGTTCAACTTAATTAAACTAACTCTGTATAAGTAAAACTTATGTTCGACTATGCCGCGCTGGATGCGCTCGCCACCGTGATCGAGACCGGAAGCTTCGAAGCCGCCAGCGCCCGGCTCGGGGTGTCGCAATCGGCCGTCTCGCAACGGGTCCGCCAATTGGAGGAACGGATGGGCGCGGTTCTGGTGATCCGCGCCACGCCCTGCCGCGCGACCGAGGATGGCGCGCGGCTGATCGCCCATCTGCGCGAAGTGGCGCTTCTGGAGACCGAGCTTGCGCCCTCCGAGACCCCGCCGGTTCTGCGCATCGCGGTGAATGCGGACAGCCTCGCGACATGGGTGCTGCCCGCGCTGGCCGAGGTCGAGGGCGTGCGCTTCGATCTGGTGATCGACGATCAGGACCATTCGGCGGGGCTGCTGCGCCGGGGCGAAGTCGCGGGCGCGATCACCGCCGACGAGGGGCCGATTGCGGGCTGCGACAGCGTGAACCTCGGGCGGCTGCGCTATATCGCGACGGCGAGCCCGGACTTCGTCGCGCGTTATTTCCCGAACCGGATCGACCGGCACGCCTTGCGCGCGGCCCCTGCCCTGCAGTTCAACGCCAAAGATCGGCTGCAGGACCGCTGGGCCTCGATGATCGCGGGCATGCCGATGGGGCTGCGCGCGCATCGTATCGGCTCGACCGAAGGTTTCGTGGAGGCCTGTCTGCGCGGCATGGGCTGGGGGCTGAACCCCGAGGCGCTGGTGCGTGCGCATCTGGAAAGCGGCGCGCTGGAACGGCTGGGCCCGGCGCCGATCGACGTGCCGCTCTACTGGCAGAGCGCAAGGCGGCTGAAAGCCCCGCTCGCGCCTCTGACCAAAGCACTGCGGCAGGCGGCGAAAGCGGTGTTGCTGTAAGGGGGGCGGAAACAGGGCGTTGCGCGCGGCTCCATCTGGTCAGAGCGACTCCCCCGCCTGAGCGCGCATTGCCCGCGGCCTGCGCGGCGCGCATAGTGACGCATGTCCCGCAGGCCCGTCAGGAGGAGAGGCGCCCATGGAGCTACCCGATTTCATTCAGGCCTTCCCCGCCCTCGATCTGCCGTTTCCCGAAGATCAGGTGCGCCGCCACGCGATCCGCTCGGAGGCGGGGCTGGTGGTGTTCCTGCACTTCCTCACCGATTTCGACCTGCCGCCCCATGCGCATAAGGCTCAGTGGGGCACGGTGATCGAAGGCGAGGCGGAGCTGACCATCGCAGGCGAGACCCGCGTCTATCGCCCCGGTGACAGCTACAACATCCCCGCGGGCGCGGAACATTCGGCGCGGCTCAAGGCCGGGACGAAGGTGATCGACGCCTTCGAGGAGGCCGATCGCTATCCGCTGAAAGCCTGAGGAAAGGCACTCAGACCCGGATCACCGAGACGCTCTGGTTAATCAGCATCGCGGGCGCCTGCGATTCCATGAAGGCCACGTCATAGGCATCGCGCCCCACCGCGACCAGCGCCATGTTCTCGGCCCCGCACATGCCGGTCGCATCGACCATGTGCCACGCGCCATCGAGCCAGACCTCGGCCACGGCATGGAAATCCTGCGGCCATACATCCGGCCCGTAGGAGGACGCCATCCGCGCCGGAATCTGCGCCGCGCGCACCATCGCGCAGAACAGATGCGCATAGTCGCGGCACACCCCTGCCCGGCCCGCGAAGGTCTCGAGCACATTGGTGTCGCTGTCCGACGCGCCGGGCACGTAAGAGAGGTTCTTCTCGATCCAGTCGCGGATCGCGGCGACTTTCGCCCCGCTCTGCAGATCGCCGAAACGCTTGCTCACGAAGGACACGAACTTGTCCGACTGCACGTAGCGCGAAGGCCGGATATAGGGCGCGGCCTCGGCGGGCAGTTCGTGCAGCTGTGCCGCCCGCATCTGGGTGAGGTCGATCGCCGGACGCGTGATGTCGATCACCGCCTGATAATGCAGCGTCATCTGCGTGCCGACCTGCGCCCAGATACGCTCGCCCACGCCGCAATCGCCCGCGATCCGACCCACGCTCGCATCGCCGAGATTCATCGACGCGCTGACGATCTCCTGCCCCGGAGCCTGCGCCGCTTCGAGCACCAGCGCGACCGTATTCGGCTGCGGGAACTGGTATTGCATCTGCACGTCGACCGAAATGCGCATGGCGGCTCCTTCTCTCGGGATTCAGGTGGTGTCACTGGGATGGAGCGCGCCGCGTAACAGAGACACGTCGGTGGGGAAAGGGGGGCGCCGAGGGTTTGGTTCCCTATCGCGCGGCGGAAAGCCGAACCCGCTGGAACGGGCTGGTCGTGCGCCTTGAGACCGTCCATGATATAGTAGCGAAAACGCCCCGGGACAAAAAGGTGAGTAATGGCACCCAACGATAGCTACAGACCGGCTTGCCTGCTCGTCTTTTCCACGCAGCGGACCGGCAGCACACTGCTTTGCGACTATCTGCAACGCGCGGGCTTGGGAAAACCGGGCGAATTTTTCCTCCTTTTGATGCGCAGCAAACCCCGTAATGAGATCACGCCTGCGGATTTCTTCGCCGCGGCTGAAATGGGGCGTGGCGAAAACGGGACCTCGGCGATCAACGTGATGTCGAACCAGCTTGCTCCGATCGCGGAAGCCTTTTTCGGCAAACCGGCCTATGAGGCTTTGGAGCCAGTGACGGCTCACGCACAGTTCATCGACGCCTATGCAAAAATCTTTGGATCGAGCGCCTATCTGCGCATCTCTCGCAGCGACCGCGTAGCGCAGGCGGTCTCGCGTCTCGTGCATCGAAAGAGCGGCGTCGCCCATGTGAAAGCCGGAGAGGCGCAACGCACGCCGAACCACAAAGCCGGCAGCGGCGATCCGGTCGACGAGATCACCGGGGCGGACCTTGCCCACGAAATCTTTCGGATCGATCAGGACGAAGCCCATCTCGATGCGGTTCTCGCGCAACTCGACCAGCCCGTTTGCGACCTCACCTATGAAGACCTGACCGAAGACCCGGAGCGACAGTTTCAGGCCATCTGGCAGTTTTTCGGTTGGGGTAATTTCGACATGCCCCTGTGCACGGACCACACGAAGGTGACCAAACCCGCGGATTTCACCGTTCTGCGCACGAAGCTTGCCGCCTATCTGGGGGCCGATCCGGAGAGCAGCGATGCGGACCTGCTCGCGCTGTGCCGGGCCCGCAATGCGCAGGAAGGTCACGGCACCCGCAGCGCGAAACGAACTGGCAGCCTGAGCAGGCTCCTGCGGCGCGGCGCCCGCTCGCGCGCATGAAAAAAGGCGCCACGAGGGCGCCTTCTCAAGCTCTGGAAGCAAACGCAGGCTTACGCGTCGATCTTGACGAGTTCGACGTCGAAGGTCAGCGCCTTGCCGGCGAGCGGGTGGTTCGCGTCGAGGACGAGTTCTTTCTCGTTCGCCTCGGCGACGGTCACGTTCACGGTCTGACCGTCCTGGGTCTGAACCTGAAGCTGGGTGCCCGGCTCGGTCGGGATGTCGTCGGGGATGTTCGCGCGGTCGACCGACTGCATGCGCTCGGGGTGATGCTCGCCATAGGCCTCTGCGGGCTCTACGCGCACGGTGCGCTTTTCGCCCTCTTCCATGCCGGTCACGCCCTTGTCGAGGCCGGGGATGATCTGGCCCGAACCGAGCGTGAAGGACAGCGGGTCACGGCCTTCCGAGCTATCGAAGACGGAGCCGTCATCGAGCTTGCCGGTGTAATGAAGATGCAGGGTGTCGCCAGCCTTTGCCTGGGTCATGGTGATATCCTTTCGCGGGGAGATGAATTTGCCGAGGCCACGGGGTTACGCGGGTGCTCGGAGCGTCACGCGACAAATTGGGGGTTCTGGGCGGGAATGTAAACCGGGGGGCCGAAATTCGGGCGGTTTGAGGCCGTTTGAGACGCTTTTACGGCGATTCTGCCTACTCTGGACGTTTTGTGTAAGTATGGGCACCATCAGAAGCGAAAAAGCTGAAAGGCTCGCGCGAGATGTGTTTCAGAAACGCAGTCGGTTTCTTCGAAAAAGGGCATAGTTACCTTCAGACGGCTGACTTCGTCGCACGCGGGGTGGAAGCGGGAAATCTCAAGCTCAACTTCGACGATCCTGTAGATTTTCTCTACGCTCATTCCCTGGAATTGATGCTAAAGGGCTGCCTTCTCCTGGACGACCCCGCAGCGAACCCGAACGAATATGGTCACGATACCTTGCGCCTTTTCGATGAAGTTCTGTCCCGGAAATTTGGCGGGAAAATCCTCGGCGCCGCTTGTGAAAATTTGCGCAACAACTGGAAGTCGCATCTCAGGAAAGCGCGCGACATCTATGCATTAAAATTTGATGTCGACGAGACTGCTTTGAGCGAACTTGGAATCGCGAGCAATGCTGAGATCGGAGAGGCGCTGCCATCGTTGCGCAAGCAAGTAAGCTGGATTGCTGAACGCAACAGAGCTTCTGGAGGGAAATTCCGTTATCCGGTTAATGAAAATTACCGGAGACAGATTGTTGATGCATTCGGCATTCGAATGGATGTAGTGCGAAGCTCAATTTCATGGGGATGCGCCGACATTTATCACGGTTTCCGCCGTCTTTGTTCAGAGGGAGATCACGAATAGAAAAAAGCGCCCCGGAGGGCGCTTTTATCAATTTTCGGTGCATATCGCCTTACAGCTGGGCTGCGACCTCTTCGGGCACGTCGAAATTGGCGGTGACGGATTGCACGTCGTCATCGTCTTCGAGCGTGTCGATCAGCTTCATCAGCTTCTGGGCGGTCTCCAGATCGACCTCGGTGCGGTTCTGGGGCTTCCAGATCAGCTTGGCTTCCTCGGCCTCGCCCAGTTCCTTCTCGAGCGCGTCGGAGACATCCGAGAGGTCTTCCATCGCGCAGTAGATCCAGTGGCCTTCGTCGTCGCTCTCGACGTCTTCGGCACCCGCCTCGATGGCGGCCATCAGCACGGTCTCGGCATCGCCCACGGAGGCGGGATAGATGATCTCGCCCATCCGGTCGAACATGAAGGACACCGAGCCGGTGGTGCCCAGATTGCCGCCGTTCTTGGTGAAGGTAGAGCGCACGTTCGACGCGGTGCGGTTGAGGTTGTCGGTCATCGCCTCGACGATCACCGCGATGCC contains:
- a CDS encoding peptidylprolyl isomerase, with protein sequence MTQAKAGDTLHLHYTGKLDDGSVFDSSEGRDPLSFTLGSGQIIPGLDKGVTGMEEGEKRTVRVEPAEAYGEHHPERMQSVDRANIPDDIPTEPGTQLQVQTQDGQTVNVTVAEANEKELVLDANHPLAGKALTFDVELVKIDA
- a CDS encoding transglutaminase family protein, whose product is MRISVDVQMQYQFPQPNTVALVLEAAQAPGQEIVSASMNLGDASVGRIAGDCGVGERIWAQVGTQMTLHYQAVIDITRPAIDLTQMRAAQLHELPAEAAPYIRPSRYVQSDKFVSFVSKRFGDLQSGAKVAAIRDWIEKNLSYVPGASDSDTNVLETFAGRAGVCRDYAHLFCAMVRAAQIPARMASSYGPDVWPQDFHAVAEVWLDGAWHMVDATGMCGAENMALVAVGRDAYDVAFMESQAPAMLINQSVSVIRV
- a CDS encoding Stf0 family sulfotransferase, with translation MAPNDSYRPACLLVFSTQRTGSTLLCDYLQRAGLGKPGEFFLLLMRSKPRNEITPADFFAAAEMGRGENGTSAINVMSNQLAPIAEAFFGKPAYEALEPVTAHAQFIDAYAKIFGSSAYLRISRSDRVAQAVSRLVHRKSGVAHVKAGEAQRTPNHKAGSGDPVDEITGADLAHEIFRIDQDEAHLDAVLAQLDQPVCDLTYEDLTEDPERQFQAIWQFFGWGNFDMPLCTDHTKVTKPADFTVLRTKLAAYLGADPESSDADLLALCRARNAQEGHGTRSAKRTGSLSRLLRRGARSRA
- a CDS encoding YebC/PmpR family DNA-binding transcriptional regulator, which translates into the protein MAGHSKWANIQHRKGKQDAARSKMFSKLSKEITVAAKMGDPDPEKNPRLRLAVKAAKSQSMPKDVIDRAIKKSQAGDGDDYTEIRYEGYGPEGIAVIVEAMTDNLNRTASNVRSTFTKNGGNLGTTGSVSFMFDRMGEIIYPASVGDAETVLMAAIEAGAEDVESDDEGHWIYCAMEDLSDVSDALEKELGEAEEAKLIWKPQNRTEVDLETAQKLMKLIDTLEDDDDVQSVTANFDVPEEVAAQL